tttttcttttaaattctttaatatcttacatgtataccgacaggttgatattCATTTCAACTAATTAActattcagatccaaacataagaaccattgttgtatatattgaattttttaaaagcaaaactaataaaatatttttattaaattaattaaaaaatatattataattttttatattaacgattatagataaaaagaatggttacaaagaaatcaaaattggaaATAGAATCttcttcattttaggattttaggTTTAAATTATTCGCTTTTGTGAATGACAAAAATCTACCTACCACCTTTTTGGATTCCTATCTGAATCATATATGTTATATCGCAAATCACtaaattttaattccgaaatgaaaatataaagtaatacattttataatgtaaagaaacaataatcagagaacgcaaaagagagtaaaataagtaaagtattgacaaagaaggaaaacggggacaaaagtcactccctcccttcacttttacttgtccatgttaaaaaaaagaaatttttgttcttcttattttacccttcacattaattactcattttcaaattattttctgAGACTATTGAGACTATACCCCAATACATATGGATATTacgataaaatatatacttcatttattaattcttaaagaacgtgaaaagtcaaaagtagaCAAGTGAAAGTACATGGAGGGAATAAATatgtatcggagaattaaaattgaagtgcatacatgtatacatgagaagagaataaatactcagtactatgacatatgtccaagtgggataaaaaagtagttggttaaagtgtacaatttatataacttttggtacaaattttcattgctattgttcgtcctctcttcacgtttaaagtattgacaaaaaagaaaaacggggataaaagtcacttcctccgtttacttttacttgtccaatcaagagaaagaaatttttgttcttattattaattttactcttcacattaattactcattttcaaatcattttcgaaggctattgagacttacaccaataaatatgaatattatggtaaaatatatactccctccgtcccatattttGTTTGTCAAGCTTTTAAAATCAATTTCTTTTGAAAAGTGCTTTTTAGAAAAGTATTTTTAATGAGAAGTAATTTAtgtttggtcaattaatttaaaaagcaattttgaacaacaattagtatttgatCAGACTTTTAAAATGTTCTTCTGAAGGCctatttggaaagccacccaggtaattggaattgagtgtaattacacagtttgacctgttGGTTTGATTAAATAATTACTTGAttaggtgggaattgggtgtaattgagagggtgcaattacactctccaattctcaagaggGGGTTgaaaattgagtgtaattacatcATGTGGttactttttaatttcttttcctttttaatttctttttatttctattattttaacttcttttttatttttactttttaattataaaattttaaaatatatttttatttttatattatttatctttcatttccttttttcTCATTTCCAACTTTTACTTCTTGTGATctatgtaattgctcgtatttttattttattttattcatttagcataattgtgttattattctattttttttaaactaCACCTCTTAGTATTAGacagaatgagtcattaacaaactttgcatataatgagtgatgttattaaagtagaatttcgttgcgAATGAGGATATAGACTTATACTTTCCCTTTCTTTTAAATTATaattacttaagttacgttgaaacttactatgtgtgttggaatttgacataagagtattatgttattttgtttttggtttttgaaTTTGGGTTATATTTTCGATGTTAATTTATTTGCGTTAGTACTGTTGACTTGTCACTTCACATTGCAtgctgtttatttttcacttacagttaatagatttttttgtcaaatatttgaatcatgttatgacattatatttataaatattgtttttttgtcaaatatccaatccatgatgttctcacaaaaaagtcTGCTTTTAATTTTTACAATTaatcaaaattaaaatattattaatttgaaaaatatatatcaattattttttacaatattaattacaaatatatgattattaattatatattttcaaaaaataatgTGTTGTTAAATacataatttaatatcatttataaaggcacatatttttcaaatattagttttttattttgataattaaattttatttttaaattaaactaactgtgtaattacacgtGTACAACCAAACAGTAaacttgtaattacactgtaattacgtgaTGACAAACGAATAGGTCGTTGTGAATTGTGATTACAATACAGTGTAATTACTTGGCCGTGTAATTAAtacctagtaattacaccaattctaattaccaggtggctttccaaacagatcCTAAGTGTATTTTCTTAAAGATATTTTTGGGGAAAAGCTacctttttagcttctgaaaaacagtTTCTGCTACTCCTCAGAAACacttattttttctaaaaaactTGGCTAAACACCTTACTTTTTTAAAATAATCACTTtttgagaaggaaaaaaaaaatcacttttggCTTTCCgaaagcttgaccaaacatgcTATAAGGCTAATTCCAATTGAGCATCTGAACACGTAATAAAATATTCCTATTAGACACTTTCAATTCAAATTTCTTTTGCGCGGGTCCTCAACAGTCTATTAGGTAGTTAAGTGAACTACATAAATGTCATCTCCTTTAAGTATACAAGAATAGGCCTGAGGTTTTGACTGCTTATTGAGACAAAGGAGATAACATAGTTTAAGTGTTTAACTTATCTATGTAATAGACGAGGAACACCTTATTATGTGTTCAAGTGCTCAATTGAAACAAGTTGTACAAATAAAATATGCTGCCTAAGTTTAAGAGACCGGCTATGTATATTAAGTCAAGAAATTATTTTGATGCTAGTAGCAGCCAGGGTCTCTGATAAGAAATTATCTTACCTGACTAAAACACAGAAATAAGTTTAGTTGTTCCCTACTCACTGTTCTTTGTAAAATCACAGCAGATTAATTCTTAGTAAACAGGAAATATGGGATAAAATCAACTGAACCATATGTTGATCATCACCTATATAAATCCGGACGATGATGCTCACTAATGGGATAAAATCAACAGAATGATATCGTAGCAAGCATAGGTTGCAAACCAAGCTAACATATCATTCTTCTCAAAAAACAAGCTAACATATCACAGCAAACATATGTTGCAAATCAAGCTAACACAGCTTAAATATTCCACAAGAAAGTACCTGACCAAATCATCACATGGTACAAATCACGTTGGTAATAATTCAATAAGCTGATCTACACAAACGGATAAAATCAACTAAATCATACATCAAAGCAAACATAAGTTACAAACCAAGCTAACACAATATAGATTAGATAAACTCCAACATAGTCCTTACCTAAGTTATTCACATTGTTTAAACCGAGTTAGTAATAATAATTCACTCAGCTGATCTACACCTCAAACTTGTAGTGTGCTGCTTCTTTTTCTTGGAGTGTTGAGTCACAAGATGCGAGATCTTAGCAAAACCaaacttttttctttttgctGGGAGATGATGCTTAACTCCATTCTCCTTCTCATCCTTCCGAGTTAAATGCAACTCATCAGTGTTTTTCCCGAGCATCTGTGCTAGCGAAACTGTACGCTTTCCAGCCTTTTTTCCGTTCTCAAACTCTTCGGTCAAAAGCAACTTCTTGTTCAATATTTGCCCTATTGATAGAGTCGGCTTTAGAACTGGTTTTAACTCATCATTTACAAGAGTGAGGCCATTGACATCAACCAGGACAGAGTCTTTCCGAGATGAAGAAGGATTTTTGAACTTGGTTGAGTTCTGTATAGAACGTCTTCTCTGTCCATTTTCGGACCTCCATTTGCGCAGAGCTACCTCTACTGCTAATTTTCCTTCATTTGCAGCCTCCACTCTGCTCAGTGCTTCTTCTAATGCTTTCTTACTAACTTTAACTTCTTCTGTAGCTTCTTCTACTTTCTTCAAGATTTCGTTTTTTGACACATCAGCTTCATCCACTTGCATCATTGCATCTTCTACTCTTTTCTTGCTAGCTTCTTCTGCATCTTTAGCTTTGGACAATAGAGATGAATACTGCTCATAGGTAAGAGTTACCCCTTTCTCAGTGCTTGATATGGCCTTGATTTCAGCAAGAGCAACAGCTTCAGCAGCTCTAGCTGCTGCTTTCATCTTCTTCGCCGCAACCAACCTTATCTCCGCTGTTTTGATTCTTGTTTTTGTATGTTCAATCTCAGATATAGCCTGCAATACTTCTGATTTAGCAGCTTCTCCAACTTTCTTAAACTGATCCGTCTCATCAGTCAGTCTGTGGAGCTCCCTCGTCAAATCAATAGGATCACAAGAACTATCTTCGGCATGTTTCACCAGCTT
The nucleotide sequence above comes from Lycium barbarum isolate Lr01 chromosome 3, ASM1917538v2, whole genome shotgun sequence. Encoded proteins:
- the LOC132630988 gene encoding WEB family protein At2g38370 — encoded protein: MDVCETSSAKAASCCLEMENGCVRGEIDTSAPFESVKEAASRFGGIGFWKPTLNKSSQDAEEKVDIAKVEEQAAQLEKDLIVKERETLEVLKELEGTRVMIEELKSKLQKETFEVNATLSTDAEAKDAHLTDEVEKTENIVSNNQDGLDLCPSSAPGFILLELKQAKLNLTRTTSDLADIRTTVESYNKKIEKERILLERTRQRLSSNSSKVSSLEEELNKTKEKLKLVKHAEDSSCDPIDLTRELHRLTDETDQFKKVGEAAKSEVLQAISEIEHTKTRIKTAEIRLVAAKKMKAAARAAEAVALAEIKAISSTEKGVTLTYEQYSSLLSKAKDAEEASKKRVEDAMMQVDEADVSKNEILKKVEEATEEVKVSKKALEEALSRVEAANEGKLAVEVALRKWRSENGQRRRSIQNSTKFKNPSSSRKDSVLVDVNGLTLVNDELKPVLKPTLSIGQILNKKLLLTEEFENGKKAGKRTVSLAQMLGKNTDELHLTRKDEKENGVKHHLPAKRKKFGFAKISHLVTQHSKKKKQHTTSLRCRSAE